In Methanotorris formicicus Mc-S-70, the genomic stretch ATTGAATTTTTCGGTAAGAAGGTTAAAATAGAAGAGTTGTTTGAGAAGGATTTTAGCGAAGATAAGGTTAAATTAAGAACTATTAAAGGGATAAAGTTTAAATTGTCCGAAAAAGTAGTTAATATTCCTAATGTTGGAAAGGTTAAAATCGTTGGAGTGTTAATGGAAGGACAGAAGAAGGTTAAGTATTTGGTCTCGACAAACTATAAAAAGAAGGCTGAGAATATTATAAACGAGTATATAAAAAGATGTAAAATAGAGGAGTCAAACGAAAAACCTACGGTTTTTCGTAACTCGCCTGTTATCACAGGCGAAAGCATAGAAGGGATAAGTCGATTTTAGAAGTTGAAGGAACATACTTATCCTCAGAAAAGAGTAATATCGGATTCGTTAGGTTAATGGGAATGTTATTTAATTGCATCGAATACTTAAGCTACAAAAACGGAATATCATTTTATGAAGTCGTTAAAAAGTGTACTAAAGAACTAATAAAGAATGGATTATCATAATCACACTGTCAGTTAAAAGAATTTTTTAACCATTGTGGTGTTGAGATAGAAGTTGTCGATAAGAAAAATTTCAAAACCCCACACGAAGAATTAGTTGATGATTTAATAACCATAATTTCACATTTTGCTGGAAAACTATACGGTTTTAGAAGCCACAAAAGGAAAAAAATCATTAAACAAACGAAAAAACTATTTAGTGAATAACTATGCTAAAAACAATCAAACTATCTAAAACCATGGCATTGAAAAGCAAGCCATTAACAAGAACAAAAATAAAAATCATAGAAAATACTATCGAAGCTTATAAAGAAATTTTATCTATTGCCTTAGATTTCGGTTTAAAGAATAAAAGAAAAAGCCATAGAAAGATTAGAGAGGGAATATATGAAGAAATAAAAAATAAATATCCGAAGTTGCCAACCCACTATATCTATACTGCTTCTCAAGATGCATCCACGAGAATAAAAAGCTTTATATCCATGAAAAAGAGAGGAAAAGCATATACGGAAACTCCAGAAGTTAGAAACGTCTCTTTATGGTTGGATGATATTTTATTCAACTACAAAGATTTCAAAACCAATATAGAAAAACTATTTTCGATAGATAAAGAAGGAAAGAAAACATTGCATTTAAGATTATCTACACCGAATGGTAGAATAGTTATTCCTCTAAAGCCACATAAACAGTTTTTTAAAGTGCTAAATGAAGGTTGGAAAATAAAAGCTGGTTTTAAACTGATATTGAATAAAGAGGATGGAACAATAACGATTTTAATCCCATTAGAGAAGGAAATAACAATTAATGATGATTATAAAGCTGTTTATGCATTGGATTTTAATTTGGACAATATAACTTATGGTAATTTCGAAAATATAGAGATGATAAAAGCTGATTTAGGAAAATTAACCGAAAAATACTCTAATATAATGGCTAACATCCAAGAGAAATTCTCATTTAAAGGTATTCATAAACAAGAAAAACCGTTAAAGAGGAAAGGCTTTATCTTGCTTAAAAAATTCGGTAGGAGATTAAAAAATATCAGAGAGGATAAGTTAAAAAAGTTAGCTAACAAAATAGCTAAAGAACTTAAAGAAAAAGATGCAGTTTTAATTATCGAGGATTTATCTTCTTATTTTAACCAAAATATTGCTAAAAAGTCATTTAAAAAGCTAAAACATAAACTGCATAACATCTCAGCTAAAAAATTTTTAAACTATCTTAAAAATAAGTGCTTAGAATTCGGAGTTAAAGTCGTTGAGGTAAATCCAGCTTACACTTCTATATTATGCCCTAACTGTGGAAATAGATTATCTCAACTATATAAATTAGCCGATGAGAGGGCTCTGCCTTTGAGGCTAATGTATTGCTTTGATTGTGAGTTTTATGCCGATAGGGATGCAGTAGCTGTATTTAATTTGATAAAAAGATTCATGGGGCTGTATCCGTTCAGCCCGAAGTCCAATGAGCCTATAGCAGAGGGAACGGTGTTCCCGATGAAGCTATGGGTTGAGGACAACCCATTCCCATAGCTGTCGGTTTGTATGATAAGTTATTAAATGCTATGATAAGCTATGGAAACGGGAAACGGATAACGTTAATTACAAACTTACTTTATTTTACTTTTACAAATTGTGATATTGTTTTTGCCGTTTGAAACTGTTTAATTTTTCATAGACAAACATGGACATTTATAAATAAATATGTAAAGAAATTTTTAAATCTCTTTTTCTCTTTATTATATTTTGATAGTATTGTTGGAGTTCTACAATATGATTTAAAATATAGTCACTCAATTGAACCATAATATCACAATATGGTCATTCTACTGAACTAATATACAAGTCAATAGAGTTAAAATCTTAGCAGGGCTTTTGTATTACCCTTGGAATATCATTATCACAAGATTAAAGAGGTTTTAAACGAACTTGAAAGAAAGACAAGAAATCTAATTGCAATCAATGTGACCAAAGTAAAGATTAAAAATCAAACCATCATCATCTAAGATTAATATATTCGAATATATATTATATTTTTTATCCATTTTGGAGAATCATAATTAACAACCACAAAACCGAAAATATATAAAGGCAAAAATCCAACTTAGTATTTGCGGGATTATGCATTTGACAGTAGTGAATTATATAAATACATTGAGAGAATGAATATGGGAAGATTGGATATCAACAACTACATCAAATAATCCTTATCATTTATTTTTGATTATTTTTTAAAATTAAACCTATCTTTTAAATTTTAATGAGGTGTTGTTATGGATCCAAAGGATATTGTATTAAAGAAGAGCGATACAGAAGGATTGGAAGAGATTTCTATTGAAGGACCGTGGTTGGATGATGAAATAAGTTTGGATGATGTGGTTAAAAATTACTATGAAAAAATTGGATTTCAGGCGACACACTTGGGAAAAGCCATCAAAATCTGGAAAAAAATTGAAGAAAAAAGAGACAGTGGGGATATAACAGTATTTTTTGGATATACATCAAATATTATTTCTTCTGGATTGAGGGAGGTTATTGCATACTTAGCAAAGCATAAAAAGATAGATGTGATTGTTACAACGGCAGGAGGAATTGAAGAAGATTTTATAAAATGTTTAAAACCATTTATATTGGGAGATTGGGAAGTAAATGGGAGATTTTTGAGAGAAAAAGGAATCAATAGAATAGGAAATATTTTTGTTCCAAATGATAGGTATATTGAATTTGAAACATACATGACAGAATTTTTCGACAGAATTTTGGAGATGGAGAAGAAAGAGCAAAAAGTCATAACTACAAGTGAGTTTTGTTATGAATTAGGTAAATTTATGGATGAGAAACTTGGAAAAGAAAAAGAAAAATCTATCCTATACTGGGCATATAAAAACAACATCCCAATCTTCTGCCCGGCGATAACTGATGGTTCAATAGGAGATATGCTCTACTTCTACAAAAAAAGCAGAAAGGATGAGAGACTAAGAATAGATGTGGCAAACGATATCGTTAAGTTAAATGACATTGCAATAAATGCAAAAGAAACAGCATGTATTGTTTTAGGTGGTTCCCTACCAAAACACAGCATTATAAATGCCAATTTATTTAGAGAGGGAACAGATTACGCCATATACATAACAACAGCAGTTCCTTGGGACGGTTCTTTAAGTGGGGCTCCACCAGAAGAAGGGGTTTCATGGGGAAAAATTGGGGCTAAGGCAGATTACGTGGAGATTTGGGCTGATGCTACACTTGTATTCCCAATTTTGGTTTATTGTGTAATGAAAGATTAAAATTTAATTTAGAAGTATTTATCCAAATCTTTTATGCATGAAACTACCAATTCAACGGTTTTTTCTAAATCTCTCTTATCGATAACTTCAACTGGTGTGTGGATGTATCTTGCTGGGATGGAAATTACTCCAGTTGGAATACCATCTCTTGTTAAATGGATTGCCGTAGCGTCTGTTGTTCCACCTTCTCCAACTTCATATTGGACTGGAATTTCATATTTTTTGGAGATATCTCTTATCATATCCAATACCTTTGGATGAGTAATCAATCCTCTCCCAGATGCATCAACTATCCCTACAACTGGACCTTTTCCTAACTCAACTGGTGCATCCTCCATTTTTATTCCTGGATGGTCTCCACAGATGGTAACATCCAAAGCAAAAGCAACATCCGGATTTATTCCGAATGCAGAAGTTCTTGCCCCTTTTAAACCAACTTCCTCCTGAACTGTTCCAACTGCATAAACTTGGCAGTTCAAGTCCTCATCTTTAAGTTTTCTCATAACTTCCAATAAAACTGCACATCCTGCCCTATCATCAAACGCCTTGCATGTAAATCTGTTCTTTCCAAGTTCACTGAATTCTGATTTGAATGTAACCCATGTTCCTATCTCAACACCCATTTCAATTGCCTCTTCCCTACTCTCTGCCCCAATATCAATAAACATATCCTCATATTTTATGAGTTTGTTTTTCTCACTTTCTTTCATTTTGTGAGGTGGTTTTGAACCTAAAACCCCAATAATATCTCCCTTATTCCCATGAACAATAACCTTTTGGTTTAGAATCATTTGGTCATTTATTCCCCCAATTTTTGTGAACTTCAAGAATCCTTTTTCATCGATATATTTAACCATTAATCCAATCTCATCCATGTGTGCAGCAATCATTATCTTTGGACCTTTGTCCCCCTTTCTCGCAATTAAATTTCCAAATTTATCTGTATAGATTTCATCAACCATTGGTTCAAGTTCTTTTTTCATTAATTCCCTAACTCTGTCTTCTCTTCCAGAGATTCCTTTTTCTTCTGCAAGTTTTTTTAAGTATTCAACTGCACTCATCATATCACCACCTATAGTTTTAATTCTAATTTATCCAAATTAAATTTAAACTTTGCTAATTTTTGAATACAATAGATTACTCAAATTACCAATATCCCTTGGACTCAATTTAAAAACCCTCTCATCCACATTGAAATCAATATTTTCTAAGATTTTTTTTATCTTTTCTCTTTCAATGCCCAACTCATGGCATGAATCTATCAACGCTTTCTTAACTGTCTTATTCTTATGCTGGAACAAAGCCCTCAAAACATTCTCAAAAAACTCCTCATTCTCAACTTTAAATAAAGGTTCTCTCTTAACTATTTTCACTATTGCGGAATTTACTTTTGGTCTTGGAGAAAAAGCAGAAGGCGGAACTTTGCATATAAATTCAACATCCGCCTTGTATTGAACTGCAACACTCAACCTACTATAATCTTTTGTTCCTTCCTTTGCCACCATTCTTTTAGCAAACTCATACTGATACATCAAAACTGCAATATCAAAATTAGTTTTTAGCAATTTAAATGTTATGGGGGAGGATATCTGATATGGAAGATTGGCAACAACTTTATTAAAACCTAAGTTATTTAAATCAATCTTTAATGCATCCTCCCATATAATTTCAACGTTATCATATTTCTCCTTTATTTTTTCTGCATATGGCTTTAGCCCCTCATCTATCTCAATAACATATACTTTTTTGGCATTTTTAGCAAGTTCTTCAGTTAAAATACCCTTCCCTAAACCTATCTCCAAAACTATATCTTCTTTATTTATCTCTGCCTCTTCAACTGCTTTTTTAACAAAATTTTTGTCTATTAAGAAGCACTGTCCTAATTTCTTTTTAGGTTTGAACATTGTTTCACTTTTATTTTTTATAAACATGGATGTATCTTGTTAATTGGTTGTGAACATAGACATCGTAAAGTTCCTTCAAATCCATATCAATATCTATCTTCCTTGGTGCTGCAAAAACCAAATAACCGTCATCTTTAAGTACGTCTTTGAATTCCTTTAAGTAATTTTCAACATCTCCCTTTCTTGATGTTGAGATGCCATAAGGAGGGTCAGTTACTATTGCATCAACCTCATCTACGTTTAATTTATCTAAAAATTTTTTTACATCCTTTGCATTCCATCTTTCTATTGCTATTATTTTATTTTCTAAGTTATAAGATTCAAGGTTTATTTTTGTTCCTGACGTCATTCTCCAATCTATATCACTCCCTATCAATCTACAACCCATCAATCCTGCTTCAATCAAAAACCCACCAGTCCCACAAAATGGATCTAAAACAACATCTCCTTCTTTAACCCTTGCCAAATTCACCATAGCCCTTGCAAGCTTTGGTAGCATACAACCAGGGTGGAAGTATTTTCTCAAATGAGGTCTATTTTTTTGGAAGTATTCTTTATCTCTCATCTCTAATACATTGGATACAAAAAAGGCATCCTCCAAAATAACAACTCTAACTAATATATCTGGATTTTTTAGATTTACCTTTGCATTGGTTTTTGATTTTATAATAGCTCCAATTTCTCTCTCAATCCTTAATGAATCTATAGATTTGGTAAATTTATCTTTGTGGAGTTTTAAAACTCTAACGGCGTAAGATTTGCTCTCATCAATGTCAGGATAGCCCTTATTTTTTATAAACTCTTTAAATGAGTTTATAAAGTCATTTGTAATTTTATCTACCAAATTTATATCTCTCTCCTCTAAATTGTATCTGAATATTATCCTATGCCCTTCATCTATATATCCACTTCTTTTAACTATTTCTTTAGCTTTGCTATTTTCAGTTACAACGTATCTTTTTAATCTTTCAACACTACCGTTGTAATTAAAAATTTCCAATAATGCCATAAGCTCTCCATAAGGGATTTCTTCATGCTCTCCATTTAGAACATATCCAATCATAATTATCCCTCTTTATATTTGATTAATGCCTTTATAGCTAAAATTCCAAACAAAAATGCAAATATCCCAGCTGTAAATTCACCTGTTACTAAACCACTATAAATTCCAAACATCTTTAACCCCAAAATTACTGCAAACAGATAAGCATAGGATATATGGCATATTAAAGACCTAAATATAGCAATTATTAAAGATTTTTCTCCTTTTCCAATCCCTTGAAACATTGCAGATGTTGTTAAAATGAATGGTGTAAATAACAAATATAATGGAACTATTCTTAAAGCTTTAACAAGCTCTTTATGAATACCCATAGAAACCTCAGTATAGGTAAAGAGATAAGCTAAGATTGGGGATAAGAGCATTATTAAAGCAACTATAATAATTTCCATTAAAACCCCAATTTTTATTGTGTAAAAATAAGCTGTTTTTAATTTTTCAAAACTCTTTGCTCCATAAGTGGCTCCTATAACTGATGTAGTCCCACTCGCCAAACCTAACATTGGAATAAAACCAAACTCTGTTATCCTTAAAGCTCCAGTATAGACAGCTAAACCTCTACTATCTCCAACCAT encodes the following:
- a CDS encoding IS200/IS605 family accessory protein TnpB-related protein, translated to MLKTIKLSKTMALKSKPLTRTKIKIIENTIEAYKEILSIALDFGLKNKRKSHRKIREGIYEEIKNKYPKLPTHYIYTASQDASTRIKSFISMKKRGKAYTETPEVRNVSLWLDDILFNYKDFKTNIEKLFSIDKEGKKTLHLRLSTPNGRIVIPLKPHKQFFKVLNEGWKIKAGFKLILNKEDGTITILIPLEKEITINDDYKAVYALDFNLDNITYGNFENIEMIKADLGKLTEKYSNIMANIQEKFSFKGIHKQEKPLKRKGFILLKKFGRRLKNIREDKLKKLANKIAKELKEKDAVLIIEDLSSYFNQNIAKKSFKKLKHKLHNISAKKFLNYLKNKCLEFGVKVVEVNPAYTSILCPNCGNRLSQLYKLADERALPLRLMYCFDCEFYADRDAVAVFNLIKRFMGLYPFSPKSNEPIAEGTVFPMKLWVEDNPFP
- a CDS encoding deoxyhypusine synthase, which codes for MDPKDIVLKKSDTEGLEEISIEGPWLDDEISLDDVVKNYYEKIGFQATHLGKAIKIWKKIEEKRDSGDITVFFGYTSNIISSGLREVIAYLAKHKKIDVIVTTAGGIEEDFIKCLKPFILGDWEVNGRFLREKGINRIGNIFVPNDRYIEFETYMTEFFDRILEMEKKEQKVITTSEFCYELGKFMDEKLGKEKEKSILYWAYKNNIPIFCPAITDGSIGDMLYFYKKSRKDERLRIDVANDIVKLNDIAINAKETACIVLGGSLPKHSIINANLFREGTDYAIYITTAVPWDGSLSGAPPEEGVSWGKIGAKADYVEIWADATLVFPILVYCVMKD
- a CDS encoding M42 family metallopeptidase encodes the protein MSAVEYLKKLAEEKGISGREDRVRELMKKELEPMVDEIYTDKFGNLIARKGDKGPKIMIAAHMDEIGLMVKYIDEKGFLKFTKIGGINDQMILNQKVIVHGNKGDIIGVLGSKPPHKMKESEKNKLIKYEDMFIDIGAESREEAIEMGVEIGTWVTFKSEFSELGKNRFTCKAFDDRAGCAVLLEVMRKLKDEDLNCQVYAVGTVQEEVGLKGARTSAFGINPDVAFALDVTICGDHPGIKMEDAPVELGKGPVVGIVDASGRGLITHPKVLDMIRDISKKYEIPVQYEVGEGGTTDATAIHLTRDGIPTGVISIPARYIHTPVEVIDKRDLEKTVELVVSCIKDLDKYF
- the rsmA gene encoding 16S rRNA (adenine(1518)-N(6)/adenine(1519)-N(6))-dimethyltransferase RsmA, coding for MFKPKKKLGQCFLIDKNFVKKAVEEAEINKEDIVLEIGLGKGILTEELAKNAKKVYVIEIDEGLKPYAEKIKEKYDNVEIIWEDALKIDLNNLGFNKVVANLPYQISSPITFKLLKTNFDIAVLMYQYEFAKRMVAKEGTKDYSRLSVAVQYKADVEFICKVPPSAFSPRPKVNSAIVKIVKREPLFKVENEEFFENVLRALFQHKNKTVKKALIDSCHELGIEREKIKKILENIDFNVDERVFKLSPRDIGNLSNLLYSKISKV
- a CDS encoding TIGR01177 family methyltransferase gives rise to the protein MIGYVLNGEHEEIPYGELMALLEIFNYNGSVERLKRYVVTENSKAKEIVKRSGYIDEGHRIIFRYNLEERDINLVDKITNDFINSFKEFIKNKGYPDIDESKSYAVRVLKLHKDKFTKSIDSLRIEREIGAIIKSKTNAKVNLKNPDILVRVVILEDAFFVSNVLEMRDKEYFQKNRPHLRKYFHPGCMLPKLARAMVNLARVKEGDVVLDPFCGTGGFLIEAGLMGCRLIGSDIDWRMTSGTKINLESYNLENKIIAIERWNAKDVKKFLDKLNVDEVDAIVTDPPYGISTSRKGDVENYLKEFKDVLKDDGYLVFAAPRKIDIDMDLKELYDVYVHNQLTRYIHVYKK
- a CDS encoding MATE family efflux transporter, which codes for MLAKVLILVLGVVIFTICDALYGIFRGEGNTKIVMIASVVGTLTNIILDPIFIYLLNFGISGASYATLIAITVSLLILAYNLFIKKACYVTVKLSKFKPNLKIIGDLIRVGIPSTFIEITVAVSFFIMTSIIMMVGDSRGLAVYTGALRITEFGFIPMLGLASGTTSVIGATYGAKSFEKLKTAYFYTIKIGVLMEIIIVALIMLLSPILAYLFTYTEVSMGIHKELVKALRIVPLYLLFTPFILTTSAMFQGIGKGEKSLIIAIFRSLICHISYAYLFAVILGLKMFGIYSGLVTGEFTAGIFAFLFGILAIKALIKYKEG